From Leptospira fainei serovar Hurstbridge str. BUT 6, the proteins below share one genomic window:
- the clpA gene encoding ATP-dependent Clp protease ATP-binding subunit ClpA codes for MTLSEDLERSLNQARIEAVKRRNEYITLEHMLLALTYDPIGQEVLLACGSDLEALRNELREYLDTEMESVPETFGEIEPEYTIGAQRVLQLAAFHVQSTQKKKLDGGYVLASLFREDQSHAVFFLSRQDISRFDVVRYISHGIRKDGKKVTPEGLEEATKPESGNPLKDFCVDLTEKARLGKLDPLVGRSEEIDRTIHILARRRKNNPIFVGDAGVGKTAIVEGLALNIVAGKVPESLKQTRIFSLDMGLLLAGTKFRGEFEERLKNVVQAVTADSNHVLFVDEIHTIIGAGAVSGGSLDASNLLKPALANGELRCIGTTTYKEYKAIFEKDHALSRRFQKVEVNEPSVDETIRILKGLLPKYEEFHAVKYSSQAVEEAARLADRYILDRKLPDKAIDLIDEAGAKVKIRSSAKSKTVTVKDVEDLVSKIAKVPTRTVKADDRDKLKELDVELKKRIYGQDRAVQEIVQAIRLSRSGLSEPGKPVGSFLFAGPTGVGKTELSKQLASILGVEFIRFDMSEYMEKHTVSRLIGSPPGYVGFEQGGQLTDAIVRTPHCVLLLDEIEKAHEDIYNILLQIMDHATLTDNNGRKADFKQVILIMTTNTGARERAANPLGFENTALLDRGLKAIERQFSPEFRNRLTAIIEFASLEENVVSRVVRKQLELLEDRLKEKRISLEYEDNVLLFIARKAYDPLFGARPVQRWIDSNISKKLSEEILFGELRSGGRVLLREVDNELTLTFFPHEQVTK; via the coding sequence ATGACCCTATCCGAAGATCTAGAGAGAAGTCTAAACCAAGCTCGAATCGAAGCAGTAAAACGAAGAAACGAATACATTACTCTGGAGCATATGCTTCTAGCTTTGACGTATGATCCGATCGGTCAGGAGGTCCTCCTCGCCTGTGGATCCGATTTGGAAGCTTTACGGAATGAATTACGAGAATATCTAGATACGGAAATGGAATCGGTTCCGGAAACGTTCGGAGAAATCGAACCCGAATACACGATAGGTGCTCAGCGAGTTCTTCAGCTGGCCGCTTTTCATGTCCAGTCCACTCAAAAGAAAAAGCTAGACGGAGGGTACGTTCTCGCCTCTCTATTTCGCGAAGATCAGTCTCATGCAGTCTTCTTTCTCTCTCGCCAAGATATTTCCAGATTCGATGTAGTTCGTTATATTTCTCATGGAATTCGGAAGGATGGAAAGAAAGTCACGCCTGAAGGTTTGGAAGAGGCTACTAAACCCGAATCGGGGAATCCGCTCAAAGACTTTTGCGTGGATTTAACGGAGAAGGCTAGGCTTGGAAAATTAGACCCTCTTGTCGGACGGTCGGAAGAGATCGATAGAACCATTCATATTCTTGCCAGACGGAGAAAAAACAATCCCATCTTCGTAGGAGATGCAGGTGTCGGTAAGACTGCAATCGTTGAAGGATTGGCGTTGAATATCGTTGCAGGAAAGGTTCCGGAATCGTTAAAGCAAACGCGGATTTTTTCGCTGGATATGGGATTGCTATTGGCCGGAACCAAATTTCGTGGTGAGTTTGAAGAGAGATTGAAGAATGTCGTGCAAGCGGTTACCGCAGATTCGAATCATGTTCTCTTTGTGGACGAAATTCACACGATCATCGGTGCGGGCGCCGTTTCGGGAGGTTCCTTAGACGCTTCGAACCTGCTCAAGCCGGCCTTGGCCAACGGAGAATTGCGCTGTATCGGAACTACTACTTACAAGGAATACAAAGCCATCTTTGAGAAAGATCATGCACTTTCCCGCCGGTTTCAAAAAGTGGAAGTCAACGAGCCGAGTGTGGACGAAACCATTCGAATTCTAAAGGGTCTTCTTCCTAAATACGAGGAATTCCATGCGGTAAAATATTCCTCTCAAGCGGTGGAAGAAGCCGCTAGATTGGCGGATCGGTATATTCTGGATAGAAAGCTTCCGGATAAGGCCATCGATCTCATCGACGAAGCCGGCGCCAAAGTAAAGATTCGATCTTCGGCGAAAAGTAAAACCGTTACCGTTAAGGATGTCGAAGATCTAGTTTCCAAGATCGCAAAAGTCCCGACTCGTACCGTAAAAGCCGACGATCGCGACAAACTCAAAGAGCTGGATGTAGAGCTTAAAAAACGTATTTACGGTCAGGACAGGGCCGTTCAAGAGATCGTTCAAGCAATTCGCTTATCAAGAAGCGGTTTATCGGAACCGGGTAAACCGGTCGGCTCCTTCCTTTTTGCGGGACCTACAGGCGTCGGTAAAACAGAGCTATCCAAACAATTGGCATCGATTCTGGGTGTGGAGTTTATCAGGTTCGATATGAGCGAATACATGGAAAAACATACGGTATCTCGTTTGATAGGATCACCGCCCGGCTATGTAGGCTTTGAGCAGGGGGGACAATTGACGGATGCAATTGTTCGAACTCCTCATTGCGTCCTGCTTCTGGATGAAATCGAAAAGGCTCATGAAGATATTTATAATATTCTTCTGCAAATTATGGATCATGCAACTTTAACCGATAACAACGGAAGAAAAGCGGATTTTAAGCAAGTGATATTAATTATGACGACGAACACCGGAGCACGGGAACGAGCGGCAAATCCGTTAGGATTCGAGAATACGGCATTACTCGATCGCGGTTTAAAAGCGATCGAGAGGCAGTTTTCCCCGGAATTTCGAAATCGTCTAACTGCCATCATCGAATTTGCGTCGCTCGAAGAAAACGTCGTTTCTCGAGTTGTTCGTAAACAGTTGGAGCTTTTAGAGGATCGCTTAAAAGAAAAACGGATCTCTCTGGAATACGAAGACAATGTTCTATTGTTTATCGCTAGGAAAGCATACGACCCATTATTCGGCGCGAGACCTGTGCAAAGATGGATCGATTCGAATATCTCCAAAAAGCTTTCCGAAGAGATCTTGTTCGGAGAACTTAGAAGCGGTGGACGTGTATTACTTCGGGAAGTAGATAACGAATTGACTTTGACGTTTTTCCCACACGAGCAAGTAACAAAGTGA
- the ggt gene encoding gamma-glutamyltransferase has translation MIQSKGDLLSKKSVLLVFVLLSVFSSCKDNYLTIEGRKVSTEGLVAPKSGVSAKRLFAESKNVMISTDSTEASRAGLDIYKKGGNAVDVAIAASFAVSVTRPQSTGIGGGGFLLLHDSRSKKTYAFDFRERAPHAASRDMYKEKPKEDSLLGYRSVGVPGTVAGLVKVHRRFGKLSLQEVIAPAIRLAEEGFPIYPNLREAIQESSDDMSPGMKEIFIPKGQIPNIGEIFVQKDLAKTLRIISETGDRDFYNGGIAQSLGKLMREQGGTIFENDLASYQVRESAPLEIEYRGYRIRTMFPPSSGVHMLTMLRMLETKKLKELYKASKADYYHFLAEVMRRGYSDRAVVGGDPNYTKVPVALLLSPEYALAKISDFKPGLSTPSADYLDRLNLRAESPQTTHVSVVDSEGNAVSTTQSVNYRFGAAVILDGYGFVLNDTMDDFSRSPGEPNVYGLIGAEANSIRPGKTPLSSMSPTIVMKEGETFLVTGAPGGSYIVNAVLQSLLFNLDFQLTLYESVAKARIHHQFFPDALYIEGAAMDTAVSNQLKSKKHEIRVGPNFAKLFSVKREKGVLYGAADPRGDGVPMGE, from the coding sequence ATGATTCAAAGTAAAGGTGACCTACTTTCCAAAAAATCAGTTCTTCTCGTTTTCGTTCTATTAAGCGTATTCTCTTCCTGTAAAGATAATTACCTTACGATCGAGGGACGTAAGGTTTCTACGGAAGGGTTAGTCGCGCCGAAGTCCGGCGTTTCCGCCAAACGACTCTTTGCGGAATCTAAGAATGTCATGATTTCCACAGATTCAACGGAAGCCTCTCGGGCAGGTTTGGATATTTATAAAAAAGGGGGGAATGCGGTGGACGTAGCCATCGCGGCTTCCTTTGCAGTTTCCGTTACTCGTCCTCAATCCACCGGGATAGGGGGAGGAGGATTTTTACTCCTACACGACTCGCGGAGTAAGAAGACATACGCCTTTGATTTTAGAGAACGAGCTCCCCATGCCGCATCCAGGGATATGTACAAAGAAAAACCGAAAGAAGATTCTCTGCTCGGTTATCGATCCGTAGGCGTTCCAGGTACGGTTGCCGGATTGGTAAAAGTTCATAGACGATTCGGGAAATTGTCTTTGCAAGAAGTCATAGCGCCGGCAATTCGCTTGGCCGAAGAAGGATTTCCGATTTATCCGAATTTGCGGGAGGCGATTCAGGAATCTTCCGACGATATGAGTCCGGGAATGAAGGAAATATTCATTCCGAAGGGCCAGATACCGAATATCGGGGAAATTTTCGTCCAGAAAGACTTAGCTAAAACTTTGAGAATTATCTCAGAAACAGGCGATCGAGATTTTTACAATGGCGGGATCGCCCAAAGTCTAGGAAAATTAATGAGGGAGCAAGGAGGGACGATCTTTGAAAACGATTTGGCTTCGTATCAAGTCAGGGAATCCGCTCCGTTGGAAATCGAATACAGGGGCTATAGAATACGCACCATGTTCCCGCCTTCTTCCGGGGTTCATATGCTAACTATGCTGCGGATGCTGGAAACGAAGAAATTGAAGGAATTATATAAAGCTTCCAAGGCGGATTATTATCATTTTTTAGCGGAAGTTATGCGGAGAGGATACTCGGATCGAGCGGTAGTAGGAGGCGATCCGAATTACACGAAGGTCCCGGTAGCCCTTTTACTTTCTCCCGAATATGCATTGGCGAAAATTTCCGATTTTAAACCGGGATTGTCGACGCCGAGCGCCGACTATTTGGATCGTTTAAATTTAAGAGCGGAATCTCCGCAGACGACTCATGTCTCCGTCGTCGATTCGGAAGGAAATGCAGTTTCTACGACTCAATCGGTAAATTATCGATTCGGAGCCGCAGTCATTTTAGACGGTTATGGATTCGTATTAAACGATACTATGGACGACTTCAGTAGATCTCCGGGCGAACCGAACGTTTATGGACTAATCGGAGCGGAAGCGAATTCGATTCGTCCCGGTAAGACCCCTTTAAGTTCCATGTCTCCTACAATCGTGATGAAAGAAGGTGAAACCTTTCTTGTTACCGGCGCTCCCGGAGGCTCTTATATAGTGAATGCGGTTTTGCAATCTCTTCTGTTCAATCTTGACTTTCAGCTGACTTTGTATGAATCAGTTGCCAAAGCGAGAATTCATCATCAATTCTTTCCGGACGCTTTATACATTGAGGGCGCTGCAATGGATACCGCCGTTTCCAATCAGCTTAAGTCTAAAAAGCATGAGATTCGCGTCGGCCCCAATTTTGCGAAATTATTTTCGGTTAAACGGGAGAAGGGCGTATTGTACGGCGCGGCCGATCCGAGGGGGGACGGAGTTCCCATGGGCGAATAG
- a CDS encoding RNA polymerase sigma factor has translation MSEKAKIWETLAIRMKKSQDGDSREYELLLRQVRDILRAFLISRISNIDDREDLLQEILIGIHRAKNSYRPDRPFAPWLFSIARYKTIDHLRKSKKRDRTVLAEMEDFAQIQIPEKEEAWMLADGIETWLSVLDERQKEILKMAKIHGYSIREISEKTGLSESNVKVIVHRSVQKIRKVFSGEEGSQTGPGTSK, from the coding sequence ATGTCTGAAAAAGCGAAAATTTGGGAAACTCTTGCGATTCGGATGAAGAAATCGCAAGACGGTGATTCCCGGGAATATGAGCTTCTTCTTAGGCAAGTTCGAGATATTCTAAGGGCCTTCTTAATTTCTAGAATCTCCAACATCGATGATCGAGAGGATTTGCTTCAGGAAATCCTGATCGGTATTCATAGGGCCAAGAATTCATACCGCCCGGATCGACCTTTTGCGCCATGGCTTTTTTCGATCGCTAGATATAAGACAATCGATCACCTTCGAAAATCAAAGAAAAGGGATCGTACGGTTTTGGCAGAAATGGAAGATTTTGCTCAAATACAAATTCCGGAAAAAGAAGAAGCCTGGATGCTTGCGGATGGAATCGAGACCTGGCTCTCCGTCTTGGATGAGCGACAAAAAGAAATTCTGAAGATGGCGAAAATTCACGGTTATAGCATTCGGGAAATTTCGGAAAAAACCGGCCTTTCCGAATCGAACGTGAAGGTGATTGTACATAGGTCTGTTCAAAAAATTCGCAAAGTTTTTTCGGGAGAAGAGGGATCCCAAACCGGTCCTGGGACGTCCAAGTAA
- the gshA gene encoding glutamate--cysteine ligase: MKRSAPDLVCPNLRHAVKAKHGLEKESMRIFSDGRIATTPHPSGLGSSLTNHYIKTDFSEPQLEFATNARPRIEAIVRELQDLHIFTSRHLQNEWIWPFSMPPILPKEEENIPLGQYGDSFSGEWKTIYRNGLGHRYGRRMQTISGVHYNFSFSNLFLRQIFEKEISKFSKEEISEMYLSVTRNFFRKVHFVLYLTGATPAFDETFLPVPIDFPFSKHKSHTYFAPYATSLRMSEIGYTSKVQDGLPINYNSLQEYISGMCYSVSTPYSPYESFGGPPNQLNPYYLQIENEFYSPIRPKQIPKNQERPLDALQNRGIQYIEIRCLDLEPESPTGVSKPSLAYIQMILLDGILRPSKPILDSEKERIRENTKRVIWEGRKPGLKILGESNSEIDFVQEGKEFTDSLFPIAEELDRHSGRTFYRETLHSMLVKWDDPKKTPSGKFLNRLLEEDWEFRDLGIHLAKENYRNQSQMELTPGKWNSFEKEVHRSVLEREKIEETEKVRKYPTPKICNH, translated from the coding sequence ATGAAACGAAGCGCACCGGATTTAGTATGCCCCAATTTGCGACATGCCGTCAAAGCAAAGCATGGATTGGAAAAGGAAAGTATGCGAATCTTTTCGGACGGCAGGATTGCCACGACTCCGCATCCGAGCGGATTAGGTTCTAGTCTGACAAATCATTATATTAAGACGGATTTTTCGGAACCTCAATTGGAGTTTGCGACGAACGCAAGACCCAGGATCGAGGCGATCGTGAGAGAGCTTCAGGATCTACATATTTTTACCTCCCGTCACCTTCAAAACGAATGGATTTGGCCGTTTAGCATGCCTCCAATTCTACCCAAGGAAGAAGAGAATATCCCACTAGGGCAGTACGGCGATTCATTCTCGGGCGAATGGAAAACGATTTATAGGAACGGACTCGGTCATCGGTACGGAAGGAGGATGCAGACAATTTCGGGGGTTCATTATAATTTTTCCTTTTCGAACCTCTTTTTGAGGCAAATTTTCGAGAAAGAAATTTCCAAATTTAGTAAAGAAGAAATTTCCGAGATGTATCTTTCCGTTACCCGCAACTTTTTTAGAAAGGTTCATTTCGTACTTTACTTGACCGGAGCGACTCCCGCTTTCGATGAAACCTTTCTTCCGGTGCCGATCGATTTTCCTTTTTCAAAACATAAATCGCATACTTATTTTGCGCCTTATGCCACTTCCTTGCGAATGAGCGAAATCGGATATACTAGTAAAGTCCAGGACGGATTGCCGATTAATTATAATTCGTTGCAGGAGTACATCAGTGGAATGTGTTATTCGGTTAGCACTCCTTACTCGCCCTATGAAAGCTTCGGAGGACCTCCGAACCAACTGAATCCGTATTATCTTCAAATCGAAAATGAATTCTATTCCCCCATACGACCCAAGCAAATTCCGAAAAACCAGGAACGACCGCTGGATGCATTACAGAATCGCGGAATTCAGTATATCGAAATAAGATGCTTGGACCTGGAGCCTGAATCACCGACCGGAGTCAGTAAGCCGAGTCTGGCTTATATTCAAATGATTCTCTTGGACGGAATTTTACGCCCTAGCAAGCCGATACTTGATTCCGAAAAGGAAAGAATTCGGGAAAATACAAAAAGAGTCATTTGGGAGGGTCGAAAACCGGGCCTGAAGATTTTAGGGGAATCGAATTCTGAAATCGATTTCGTTCAAGAAGGAAAGGAATTTACCGATTCTTTGTTTCCTATCGCCGAGGAATTGGATCGGCACTCCGGACGGACCTTCTATCGAGAAACGTTACATTCGATGCTGGTTAAATGGGATGATCCTAAAAAAACGCCTTCCGGTAAGTTCTTAAACAGATTGCTGGAAGAGGATTGGGAGTTTAGAGATTTAGGAATTCATTTAGCGAAGGAGAACTACCGGAATCAATCTCAAATGGAACTTACGCCAGGTAAGTGGAATTCTTTTGAAAAAGAAGTCCATCGATCCGTTTTAGAGAGAGAGAAAATCGAGGAGACGGAAAAAGTCCGGAAGTATCCCACTCCAAAAATATGCAACCATTGA
- a CDS encoding GNAT family N-acetyltransferase: MSYFPKARSIDSVQDLSIQDWNRISDPNNPFSDYEFYAALESTSCVGDRTSWQPKYIIAEDSGGLHSAFPFFLKYDSYGEYIFDHAWANFFAQNDLEYYPKGLIAYPFTPVTGRRILRREGVSVAEALDVLLPELMRASKEENLSSLHFLFLEEDEAIELSKRGFATRITHQYHWQNRDYSDFDSFLSEFRSKKRMQIRKERENVRESGIQIRIVEGDSISKSQMDSMFRFYTDTYSRKWGSPYLNLAFFREAWQTFRDKIVLILAEKGGETIGGTLNLRKGNKFYGRYWGSNGHYPFLHFECCYYAPIEYSIRKGIRTFEAGAQGEQKFLRGFPAVPTYSSHFIFHSGARNAIERFLENERMHMQEMILETNEHSPLREVPGASDKEAK; encoded by the coding sequence ATGTCCTATTTTCCCAAAGCAAGATCTATCGACTCTGTTCAAGACCTTTCCATTCAGGATTGGAATAGAATCAGCGATCCTAATAATCCTTTTTCGGATTATGAATTTTATGCTGCATTGGAATCGACTTCTTGCGTTGGCGATCGCACATCCTGGCAACCGAAATATATAATTGCGGAAGATTCCGGAGGGTTGCATTCCGCGTTTCCTTTTTTTCTAAAATACGATTCTTATGGGGAATATATATTCGATCATGCCTGGGCGAATTTCTTCGCCCAAAACGATCTAGAATATTATCCTAAGGGATTAATTGCCTATCCGTTTACACCGGTAACAGGACGCAGAATCCTTCGTCGCGAAGGAGTTTCCGTGGCGGAGGCGCTCGATGTTCTACTTCCGGAGTTAATGCGAGCTTCGAAAGAGGAGAATCTCTCGAGTCTCCATTTTCTATTTTTGGAAGAAGACGAGGCGATCGAACTGAGTAAGAGAGGTTTTGCCACTCGCATAACTCATCAATATCATTGGCAAAATAGGGATTATTCTGATTTCGATTCTTTCTTAAGCGAATTCCGTTCTAAGAAAAGGATGCAGATTCGTAAGGAGCGGGAAAACGTTCGCGAATCAGGAATTCAAATCAGGATCGTCGAAGGAGATTCGATTTCTAAATCCCAGATGGATTCCATGTTTCGATTCTATACTGACACTTATTCTCGGAAATGGGGATCGCCCTATTTGAATCTAGCTTTTTTCCGCGAGGCTTGGCAGACATTTAGAGATAAGATAGTTTTGATTCTGGCCGAAAAAGGCGGAGAAACGATCGGCGGTACATTGAATCTCCGAAAAGGAAATAAATTCTACGGGCGCTATTGGGGGTCGAATGGGCATTATCCTTTCTTACATTTTGAATGTTGTTATTACGCGCCGATCGAATATTCCATTCGTAAAGGAATTCGGACTTTCGAGGCAGGCGCGCAAGGTGAACAGAAATTTTTGAGAGGTTTTCCGGCAGTTCCCACGTACAGTTCGCATTTTATTTTCCATTCGGGAGCTCGAAATGCGATTGAACGATTCTTGGAAAACGAAAGAATGCATATGCAGGAAATGATCCTGGAGACGAACGAACATTCGCCTTTAAGAGAAGTTCCCGGAGCGTCCGACAAGGAAGCGAAATGA
- a CDS encoding AAA domain-containing protein, translated as MSSRYEDLRESLQKEREAEVARYKEGLAKADIGDRISAGICIYPIVFEDSEVGPEGNWRVFLRPTKARGVPEAFRAGAPVRLFKESEELTSVLLKCSDDSYTLTLEEVPDWIEEGKLGLEILPDETSYREWDRALQKIIHSERGTRAKFFADLFLDEIELKFPNFTEESGISPEFNDSQRRAISAILETEDLILLHGPPGTGKTKTITEAIRILVDRGKKIIASAPTNAATDLLAESLGKMGVSTLRIGHPARMSESVLSVSLDANLNRHPDFKLIERDKKEIAELLKKAGKYKRTFGKEEAEERKRLYQEAKELRKGIRERQKILVRYLLESHPVIVSTHTGASSSLLDKLSFDYAILDEGSQATEPSSWIPILRAEKIVIAGDPRQLPPTVLSEDPLLKIPLMERLLDRMDSIGRVYLLDTQYRMTDPIQSFPNRRFYGGRLVSGISEEERSANPFSSETPVFGSSFVFIDTSGTDTGEELFDASLGNRWEAEFTISILKRILESGWLPEDLVLISPYRYQRFLLEEILRRELPLFAEKIEIETVDSFQGREKKGVIFSLVRSNTEGNIGFLSEERRWNVGMTRAKRLLVLIGDGSTLGEQEFFQDLIQEAESCGEVRTAWEFLD; from the coding sequence ATGAGTTCTCGTTATGAGGACTTACGGGAGTCCTTGCAAAAGGAGCGCGAAGCTGAAGTAGCGCGTTATAAGGAAGGGCTTGCTAAAGCAGATATAGGCGACCGAATCTCTGCAGGGATTTGCATTTACCCCATCGTATTTGAAGATTCGGAAGTCGGCCCGGAGGGGAATTGGCGAGTATTTCTTCGTCCTACTAAAGCCAGAGGGGTGCCTGAAGCTTTCCGCGCCGGAGCTCCTGTTCGTCTCTTTAAAGAGTCCGAGGAGCTTACGTCGGTTTTATTAAAATGCTCGGATGATTCCTATACTCTAACCCTTGAAGAAGTTCCGGACTGGATAGAAGAAGGAAAGCTCGGATTGGAAATCCTTCCGGATGAGACCAGCTATAGGGAATGGGATCGTGCGCTTCAAAAAATCATTCATTCGGAACGAGGAACGAGAGCGAAGTTTTTCGCGGATTTGTTTCTGGACGAAATCGAATTAAAATTTCCTAATTTTACCGAGGAATCCGGCATCTCACCGGAATTTAACGATTCGCAAAGAAGAGCTATTTCAGCCATTTTAGAGACTGAAGATTTAATTCTGCTTCACGGTCCGCCGGGAACGGGAAAAACCAAAACGATCACGGAAGCGATTCGGATCTTGGTGGACCGAGGTAAGAAAATTATAGCATCCGCTCCTACGAATGCCGCTACAGATCTTCTTGCAGAATCGCTCGGAAAGATGGGAGTTTCCACTCTCAGAATCGGACATCCGGCGCGAATGAGTGAATCCGTTTTAAGCGTATCACTGGATGCTAACTTAAATCGACACCCTGATTTCAAACTGATAGAACGGGATAAAAAGGAAATCGCCGAGTTATTAAAAAAAGCCGGGAAATACAAGCGAACCTTCGGTAAGGAAGAAGCGGAAGAGAGGAAACGCCTCTATCAGGAAGCAAAGGAACTTAGGAAGGGTATTCGAGAGAGACAAAAAATTCTAGTCAGATATTTATTGGAATCCCATCCGGTGATCGTTTCAACGCATACCGGCGCATCTTCTTCTTTATTAGATAAATTAAGTTTTGATTATGCGATATTGGACGAGGGTAGTCAAGCAACGGAACCCTCATCTTGGATCCCGATTCTTCGGGCAGAAAAGATCGTAATTGCTGGCGATCCTAGACAATTGCCGCCGACCGTTCTTTCCGAAGACCCTTTATTGAAAATTCCCCTAATGGAGCGTTTATTGGATCGGATGGATTCGATCGGACGAGTGTATCTGCTGGACACTCAGTATAGAATGACCGATCCGATTCAATCCTTTCCCAATCGAAGATTTTATGGCGGTCGACTCGTTTCCGGAATTTCCGAGGAAGAACGATCGGCGAATCCGTTCTCGTCCGAAACACCGGTTTTCGGTTCCAGTTTCGTATTTATCGACACCTCCGGCACAGATACCGGAGAAGAACTATTCGATGCAAGTCTCGGTAATCGTTGGGAAGCCGAGTTTACCATTTCTATTCTCAAACGTATTTTAGAGTCGGGATGGTTGCCGGAAGATCTGGTGCTAATCTCTCCGTATCGTTACCAGAGATTTTTGCTGGAGGAAATTTTACGAAGGGAATTGCCGCTCTTCGCGGAGAAGATCGAAATAGAGACGGTGGATTCATTTCAAGGAAGAGAGAAAAAAGGAGTTATCTTCAGTTTGGTTCGATCCAACACGGAAGGGAATATCGGTTTTCTTTCGGAAGAGCGTAGATGGAATGTCGGTATGACAAGAGCTAAACGATTGCTTGTTTTAATCGGAGACGGTTCTACCCTTGGAGAGCAGGAGTTTTTTCAAGATTTGATTCAGGAAGCCGAATCTTGCGGTGAAGTCAGAACCGCATGGGAATTCTTAGATTAA
- the clpS gene encoding ATP-dependent Clp protease adapter ClpS: MSEVYRFDTEEQVLTKEKLKLKKPPKYRVVILNDDYTPMEFVVWILRVVFYRTAAESEKIMLQAHTTGKALCGVYSHDVAKTKVAETHKLAEQHGHPLQCQMEIEEGEEEP; encoded by the coding sequence ATGAGCGAGGTCTATCGTTTCGACACGGAAGAGCAAGTCCTAACCAAGGAGAAGCTCAAATTGAAGAAGCCGCCTAAATATAGGGTGGTCATTCTAAACGACGATTATACTCCCATGGAGTTCGTAGTTTGGATTTTACGGGTGGTATTTTATCGTACCGCCGCTGAAAGCGAAAAAATTATGCTTCAAGCTCATACGACCGGGAAGGCACTTTGTGGAGTCTATTCTCATGACGTGGCCAAGACCAAGGTAGCTGAAACACATAAACTTGCTGAACAACACGGCCATCCACTTCAATGCCAGATGGAAATTGAAGAGGGGGAGGAGGAACCATGA
- a CDS encoding NrsF family protein, whose protein sequence is MSLPSDSDRSEKLILSLGTDLKPTRPLRQGILFLIWTSLLALAIPLGQGTALFLSRNVFPGWWPEPLLFIIWGLVSAYLLSRLAFPEESSAGLIWLPIVGLTLWLGFSSEKFIEEIHTTHSTHIGVCPLLLGVFSLALGGFATFWIRKMIPSNPLLASLAILSFLLAGSNLALKFICPDQSGFHILFSHGIATIFWIAISVLPLRSKLRW, encoded by the coding sequence ATGTCTTTGCCAAGCGATTCCGATCGATCGGAGAAACTGATTCTTTCGTTGGGAACGGATTTAAAACCGACACGCCCTTTACGGCAAGGGATTTTATTTTTGATTTGGACCTCCTTGCTTGCGCTTGCAATCCCTTTAGGCCAGGGAACTGCATTGTTTCTGTCTCGGAATGTCTTCCCGGGTTGGTGGCCTGAGCCTCTGCTTTTTATAATTTGGGGATTAGTTAGCGCCTATCTACTTTCGAGATTGGCCTTTCCCGAAGAATCTTCAGCCGGATTGATTTGGTTACCTATCGTCGGTCTAACACTTTGGTTAGGATTTTCATCCGAAAAATTTATAGAAGAAATTCATACGACGCATTCCACTCATATTGGAGTATGCCCTCTTCTCTTAGGGGTCTTTTCCTTGGCCTTAGGAGGATTCGCGACATTCTGGATTCGTAAGATGATTCCAAGCAATCCTCTCCTGGCCTCCTTGGCAATTTTGAGCTTTTTACTAGCCGGTTCTAATTTAGCGCTGAAATTTATCTGTCCCGATCAAAGCGGATTTCATATCCTTTTCTCCCACGGAATTGCTACGATTTTCTGGATTGCGATTTCCGTCCTGCCGTTACGTAGCAAATTGCGTTGGTAG